A genomic region of Canis aureus isolate CA01 chromosome 16, VMU_Caureus_v.1.0, whole genome shotgun sequence contains the following coding sequences:
- the P2RX1 gene encoding P2X purinoceptor 1 isoform X3, translated as MFVSLASDPLGGDSKSRSRWVFVYEKGYQTSSGLISSVSVKLKGLAVTQLPGLGSQVWDVADYVFPAQGDSSFVIMTNFIATLQQVQGYCAEHPEGGTCRNDSGCTPGKAERKAQGIRTGKCVAFNDTVQTCEIFGWCPVEVDDKVPRPALLQEAENFTLFIKNSISFPRFKVNRRNLVEEVDAAYMKTCLYHKILHPLCPVFNLGYVVQESGQNFSTLAEKVWCQGGVVGITIDWNCDLDWHVQYCKPIYEFHGLYEEKNLSPGFNFRFARHFVENGTNHRHLFKVFGIRFDILVDGKAGKFDIIPTMTTIGSGIGIFGVATVLCDLLLLHILPKRHYYKQKKFKYAEQMGPGAGEHDPAATSSTLGLQENMKTS; from the exons ATGTTTGTGTCTTTGGCATCAGATCCCCTTGGTGGTGACAGCAAGTCCAGGTCAAG GTGGGTGTTTGTCTACGAGAAGGGCTATCAGACTTCAAGTGGCCTCATCAGCAGCGTGTCTGTGAAACTCAAAGGTCTAGCCGTGACACAGCTCCCAGGCCTGGGCTCCCAGGTCTGGGATGTAGCTGACTACGTCTTCCCAGCCCAG GGGGACAGCTCCTTCGTGATCATGACCAATTTCATTGCGACCCTCCAGCAGGTTCAAGGCTACTGTGCGGAG CATCCAGAAGGGGGTACATGCAGAAATGACAGTGGCTGCACTCcggggaaggcagagaggaaggcACAAG GCATCCGCACAGGCAAGTGCGTGGCCTTCAATGACACTGTGCAGACATGTGAGATCTTTGGCTGGTGTCCCGTGGAGGTGGATGACAAGGTCCCACG CCCTGCCCTTCTCCAAGAGGCCGAGAACTTCACTCTCTTCATCAAGAACAGCATCAGCTTTCCACGCTTCAAGGTCAACAG ACGCAACCTGGTAGAAGAAGTTGATGCGGCCTACATGAAGACCTGTCTTTATCACAAGATCTTGcacccactgtgccctgtcttCAACCTCGGCTATGTGGTGCAAGAGTCAGGACAGAATTTCAGCACCCTGGCTGAGAAGGTATGGTGCCAG GGCGGGGTGGTAGGCATCACCATTGACTGGAACTGTGACCTGGACTGGCATGTGCAGTACTGCAAACCCATCTACGAGTTCCATGGACTGTACGAGGAGAAAAACCTGTCTCCAGGCTTCAATTTCAG GTTTGCCAGACACTTTGTGGAAAATGGGACCAATCACCGGCACCTCTTCAAGGTGTTTGGGATTCGCTTTGACATTCTCGTGGATGGCAAG GCTGGGAAGTTTGACATCATCCCCACAATGACAACCATTGGCTCTGGGATTGGCATCTTTGGAGTG gCCACGGTTCTCTGTGACCTGTTGCTGCTCCACATCCTGCCCAAAAGGCACTACTACAAGCAGAAGAAGTTCAAGTATGCGGAGCAAATGGGGCCAGGGGCG GGTGAACATGACCCCGCAGCCACCAGCTCCACCTTGGGCCTGCAGGAGAACATGAAGACATCCTGA